In Candidatus Methanosphaera massiliense, the following are encoded in one genomic region:
- a CDS encoding TrmB family transcriptional regulator, translated as MDDTLRILKQMGLTEYESKAYLAMVSLIYAKADQISKQSEVPRSKIYMVLESLSEKGFIEVISGRPLHYRIIPPEDAFTKYKTKLLRDLDEIQERITSLYDSKIPSNYTPVTTLDNQNKIIQKQDMLLDKSTNTLYIRIGFILPEQVENIKKLLKKVVAKNVTVKILAVPKCTVDNQEIDVKSILNNLPVDVKYMNLPAIQLIIRDYKEMLMVFTENSGKSVSNKNMVGLLNTNPIIISNFILAFNKHWKKEFD; from the coding sequence ATGGATGACACGTTACGTATATTAAAACAGATGGGATTAACAGAATATGAATCTAAGGCATATCTTGCAATGGTATCACTGATATATGCAAAGGCAGACCAAATAAGTAAACAATCAGAGGTTCCACGTTCAAAGATATACATGGTACTGGAAAGTTTAAGTGAAAAAGGATTTATAGAAGTAATAAGTGGCAGACCATTACATTACAGAATAATTCCACCAGAAGATGCATTTACAAAATATAAAACAAAATTATTAAGGGATTTAGATGAAATACAGGAACGAATAACCAGTTTATATGATAGTAAAATACCTAGTAATTATACACCAGTAACCACATTGGATAATCAAAATAAAATCATTCAAAAACAAGATATGCTGTTAGATAAGTCAACAAATACATTATATATTCGAATTGGATTTATATTACCTGAACAGGTAGAAAATATTAAAAAACTTTTAAAAAAAGTAGTAGCTAAGAATGTCACAGTGAAAATATTAGCAGTACCAAAATGCACAGTTGATAATCAGGAAATAGACGTTAAAAGTATATTAAATAATCTTCCTGTAGATGTTAAATATATGAATTTACCTGCAATTCAATTAATTATTAGGGATTATAAAGAGATGTTAATGGTCTTCACTGAAAATTCAGGTAAATCAGTATCAAATAAGAATATGGTCGGTTTATTAAATACTAATCCTATAATTATTTCAAATTTTATATTAGCATTTAATAAACATTGGAAGAAGGAATTTGATTAA
- the hcp gene encoding hydroxylamine reductase, producing MNDKMFCYQCSQTAKGEGCTIRGVCGKTETLARLQDNLIFIMKGIAAYAYQMREFGVTDDEIDAFLEKGLYTTLTNVNFDIQSCIDLAIEGGQINIKAMSGLKKAHIDNYGEPEPAVVEKGASKGHGILVTGHDLKVLEELLKQTEGKGINVYTHSEMLIAHGYPELRKYEHLKGQLGGPWFDQKEIFSKYNIPVIVTTNCGLEPEEAYADRIYTTGIAQLPNAPHIDDYDFSDVIKQALELPELEEEKKTTYTTGFGKSTVLSLADKIKENVLNGNIKQFFVMGGCDVPYKPEMEYYREFVQKLPKETIILGVGCGKYRFNDIDLGDIDGIPRFIDLGQCNDSIVGAEILLALTEVFDMELNDLPVTFVLSWMEQKAVAILWSLLSLGLTNIHIGPILPAWIDETILNVLVDNFDLKLISTPEEDIKEILG from the coding sequence ATGAATGATAAAATGTTTTGTTATCAATGTTCCCAAACCGCAAAAGGTGAAGGATGTACAATAAGAGGAGTATGTGGAAAAACTGAAACACTAGCAAGATTACAAGATAATCTAATATTTATAATGAAAGGAATAGCTGCTTACGCATACCAAATGAGAGAATTTGGAGTTACAGATGATGAAATTGATGCTTTCCTAGAAAAAGGATTATACACCACTCTAACAAATGTAAACTTCGATATACAAAGTTGCATAGATTTAGCGATTGAGGGTGGACAAATTAACATTAAAGCAATGAGTGGACTAAAAAAAGCACATATCGACAACTATGGCGAACCAGAACCTGCAGTAGTTGAAAAAGGTGCAAGTAAAGGACATGGAATATTAGTTACAGGACATGACCTTAAAGTACTAGAAGAATTACTAAAACAAACTGAAGGTAAAGGAATAAACGTTTACACACACAGTGAAATGTTAATAGCACATGGTTACCCAGAACTAAGAAAATATGAACATCTTAAAGGACAATTAGGTGGACCATGGTTTGATCAAAAAGAAATATTCTCTAAATACAACATACCAGTAATTGTAACAACAAACTGTGGATTAGAACCTGAAGAAGCATATGCAGATAGAATTTACACAACAGGAATAGCACAATTACCAAATGCACCACACATCGATGATTATGATTTCTCAGATGTAATTAAACAAGCATTAGAATTACCAGAACTTGAAGAAGAAAAGAAAACAACTTACACCACCGGATTCGGTAAATCAACAGTTCTTTCCCTTGCAGATAAAATAAAAGAAAATGTATTAAATGGTAATATTAAACAATTCTTCGTAATGGGAGGTTGTGATGTACCATATAAACCAGAAATGGAATATTACAGAGAATTTGTACAAAAATTACCTAAAGAAACAATTATATTAGGTGTAGGATGCGGAAAATACAGATTTAATGATATTGATCTCGGTGATATTGATGGCATACCAAGATTCATTGACCTTGGACAATGTAATGATTCAATAGTTGGAGCTGAAATATTATTAGCATTAACTGAAGTATTTGATATGGAATTAAACGACTTACCAGTAACATTCGTATTAAGTTGGATGGAACAAAAAGCAGTTGCAATATTATGGAGTTTATTATCATTAGGATTAACAAACATACACATTGGTCCTATACTCCCTGCTTGGATAGACGAAACAATATTAAATGTATTAGTTGATAACTTCGACCTAAAATTAATTTCCACACCAGAAGAAGATATTAAAGAAATATTAGGATAA